The following proteins come from a genomic window of Rutidosis leptorrhynchoides isolate AG116_Rl617_1_P2 chromosome 10, CSIRO_AGI_Rlap_v1, whole genome shotgun sequence:
- the LOC139871574 gene encoding probable galacturonosyltransferase-like 3 has product MPPPPPPPLHLTTTTFLLLFHLISAITLPQFQEAPAFRNGNKCNNTKIHITMTLDSTYLRGSIAGVFSVVQHATCPENIVFHFLTTNHLSTTLNHTIATTFPYLNFHLHHFHTELVKNKISTSVRRALDQPLNYARIYLSHLLPNSVHRVIYFDSDLIVVDDVVKLWEINLNSHVLGAPEYCHANFTHYFTPKFWSNPYFSGVFKSRDTKPCYFNTGVMVIDLMKWRKNKITEKLEKWMEIQKRHRIYELGSLPPFLLVFAGDVERVEDRWNQHGLGGDNVKGLCRNLHPGPVSLLHWSGKGKPWLRLDSMRPCPLDQLWAPYDLFSFKHAPLISER; this is encoded by the exons ATgccaccaccgccaccaccaccactccACCTCACAACCACCACTTTCCTCCTCCTCTTCCACCTCATCTCCGCCATCACTCTACCACAATTCCAAGAAGCACCGGCGTTTCGCAACGGAAACAAATGCAACAACACAAAAATACACATCACAATGACACTAGACTCCACTTACCTTCGTGGCTCAATCGCCGGAGTATTCTCCGTCGTCCAACACGCCACCTGCCCGGAAAACATAGTTTTCCATTTCCTCACCACAAACCACCTTTCCACCACCCTCAACCACACAATCGCCACCACTTTTCCTTACTTAAATTTCCACCTTCACCACTTTCATACCGAATTAGTTAAAAATAAAATATCGACATCCGTACGTCGTGCACTTGATCAACCACTTAATTATGCTCGAATTTATCTTTCTCATCTTCTTCCAAATTCCGTTCACCGGGTAATTTATTTTGATTCTGATCTTATTGTTGTTGATGATGTTGTAAAGCTATGGGAAATCAATCTTAATTCACATGTTCTTGGAGCACCAGAGTATTGTCATGCCAACTTTACGCATTATTTCACTCCTAAATTCTGGTCAAATCCGTACTTCTCCGGCGTATTCAAAT CACGTGATACAAAGCCATGCTACTTCAACACGGGCGTAATGGTAATTGATTTAATGAAATGGAGAAAAAACAAAATAACCGAAAAACTCGAAAAATGGATGGAGATACAAAAACGACATCGTATATACGAACTAGGTTCGTTACCACCGTTCTTGCTTGTATTCGCAGGAGACGTTGAACGGGTCGAGGACCGATGGAACCAACATGGGCTCGGTGGTGACAACGTTAAAGGGTTGTGTCGCAATTTGCATCCGGGCCCAGTTAGTTTACTTCATTGGAGTGGTAAAGGGAAACCGTGGTTAAGATTAGATTCAATGCGACCGTGTCCACTGGATCAACTGTGGGCCCCTTATGATCTTTTTAGCTTTAAACATGCGCCGTTGATTTCGGAAAGATGA